In Desulfuromonadaceae bacterium, a single genomic region encodes these proteins:
- the thpR gene encoding RNA 2',3'-cyclic phosphodiesterase, with amino-acid sequence MSAAAVDRADVTLVRCFVALPVPEHVRNALADIQRRLAGHFPQARWTRPETLHLTLCFFGDQPEEALDKIAAIMLSVSARFAPFAVRATGIGAFPRERWARGFWLGLEASPALLDLQRTLLAGWRQAGLVSASGTFSLHLTLGRLRHPQPVAAEFFASSASTAVVSWQVKRLVLYESRLQTTGAEHLSRRVALLGG; translated from the coding sequence GTGAGCGCCGCCGCAGTCGATCGTGCGGACGTAACGCTGGTCAGGTGTTTTGTCGCGCTGCCGGTGCCGGAGCACGTCCGTAACGCACTTGCGGATATCCAGCGACGACTGGCGGGGCATTTCCCGCAGGCACGCTGGACGCGCCCGGAAACCTTGCACCTGACCTTATGCTTTTTCGGCGATCAACCGGAAGAAGCACTTGATAAAATAGCCGCAATCATGCTATCGGTAAGTGCCCGGTTCGCCCCGTTCGCGGTGCGTGCGACCGGAATCGGGGCCTTTCCGCGCGAGCGCTGGGCACGGGGATTCTGGCTCGGGCTGGAGGCGTCACCAGCGTTGCTTGACTTGCAGCGTACGTTGCTGGCCGGGTGGCGGCAAGCCGGGCTCGTCTCCGCCTCCGGCACCTTCTCTTTGCACCTGACCCTGGGCCGGTTGCGTCATCCGCAACCAGTGGCCGCAGAGTTCTTCGCTTCATCCGCAAGCACTGCCGTGGTGAGTTGGCAGGTGAAGCGGCTGGTGTTATACGAAAGTCGACTGCAAACAACCGGAGCGGAACATCTTTCGCGCCGGGTCGCGTTGCTTGGCGGTTAA
- the recA gene encoding recombinase RecA, giving the protein MSDQNRDRAIDLAMSQIEKQFGKGSIMRLGEGHVVPDIEVISTGALSLDLALGVGGVPRGRIIEIYGPESSGKTTLALHIVAEAQKKGGIAAFVDAEHALDIGYAKRLGVRTDDLLVSQPDTGEQALEITETLIRSGAIDVLVVDSVAALVPRAEIEGEMGDSHMGLQARLMSQALRKLTGTISKSNCSLIFINQIRMKIGVMFGNPETTTGGNALKFYASVRMDIRRIAALKQGQDVVGGRTRVKIVKNKVAPPFKEAEFDIMYGTGISREGDMLDIGVEQGIVEKSGAWFSFDGDRIGQGRENSKQFLLENPAIATAIEKKIVAKLSLVSVEPSDEGAT; this is encoded by the coding sequence ATGAGTGATCAGAATCGGGATCGGGCCATTGATCTGGCGATGTCGCAGATTGAAAAGCAGTTTGGTAAAGGCAGTATCATGCGCCTCGGCGAAGGCCATGTCGTGCCGGATATCGAGGTTATTTCAACCGGAGCACTGAGCCTCGACCTGGCGTTGGGGGTTGGCGGCGTGCCGCGCGGGCGGATCATCGAAATCTACGGCCCTGAATCGTCCGGAAAAACAACGTTGGCGTTGCATATCGTCGCCGAGGCGCAAAAGAAGGGGGGGATTGCCGCCTTTGTCGATGCCGAGCATGCGCTCGATATCGGTTACGCCAAACGTCTTGGCGTGAGGACCGACGATCTGCTCGTTTCGCAACCTGATACCGGTGAGCAGGCGCTGGAAATTACCGAAACCCTGATTCGCAGCGGGGCGATCGACGTGCTGGTCGTCGATTCGGTCGCCGCGCTGGTTCCCCGTGCCGAAATTGAAGGTGAAATGGGAGATTCACACATGGGGTTACAGGCGCGGTTAATGTCGCAGGCGCTGCGCAAGCTGACCGGAACGATCAGCAAGTCGAACTGTAGCCTGATTTTCATCAACCAGATTCGCATGAAGATCGGCGTGATGTTCGGCAACCCCGAGACCACGACCGGTGGCAATGCACTCAAATTCTATGCGTCGGTGCGCATGGATATTCGCCGCATCGCTGCACTCAAGCAAGGGCAGGACGTGGTTGGCGGACGGACGCGGGTCAAGATCGTCAAAAACAAGGTTGCGCCGCCGTTCAAGGAAGCGGAATTCGACATCATGTACGGTACCGGCATCTCCCGCGAGGGGGATATGCTCGATATCGGCGTCGAACAGGGGATCGTTGAAAAGAGCGGGGCCTGGTTCTCCTTTGACGGCGACCGGATCGGTCAGGGGCGCGAAAACTCGAAACAATTTTTACTTGAAAACCCTGCCATTGCTACGGCCATTGAAAAGAAAATTGTCGCCAAGCTAAGTCTCGTGTCGGTAGAGCCAAGTGATGAGGGAGCAACTTGA
- a CDS encoding type IV pilus twitching motility protein PilT, with the protein MELNDILGIALKSRASDIHLKAGLPPVYRIDGALRPLPKAPRLDGTQMMKMADQIMNDKQRMLFQEIHEVDLAYGVPGLGRFRANVFSQRGTVSMVFRAIPFDILGVDDLNLPPVIKKIANEQRGLILVTGATGSGKSTTLAAMIDYINANRTSHIVTIEDPIEYLHRDKKSIINQRELGIDTESYAGALRSALRQDPDVILVGEMRDMETIETAMHAAETGHLVLSTLHTIDATETINRIVSVFPPHHQQQIRGEIAGVIRGIISQRLVPRADGKGRVPAVEVMISTARTRELIESKERTRQIKDAMQQGYETYGMQTFDQSLLLLFKRQFITFEEAMRQSSNPDDFKLKVSGISSTSDQSWDAFEGEKADADGSATVERF; encoded by the coding sequence ATGGAACTGAACGATATTCTGGGGATTGCACTTAAATCCCGCGCCTCCGATATCCACCTGAAAGCCGGTCTGCCACCGGTGTACCGGATTGACGGCGCCTTGCGGCCATTGCCGAAAGCTCCGCGTCTCGATGGGACGCAGATGATGAAGATGGCTGACCAGATCATGAACGACAAGCAGCGGATGCTGTTTCAGGAAATTCACGAGGTCGATCTGGCCTACGGGGTTCCCGGTCTCGGGCGTTTTCGCGCCAACGTCTTTTCGCAGCGGGGAACGGTATCGATGGTTTTCCGCGCGATTCCATTCGATATCCTTGGTGTCGATGACCTGAACCTGCCGCCGGTGATCAAGAAAATCGCCAACGAGCAGCGTGGCCTGATTCTGGTCACCGGAGCGACCGGTTCCGGAAAGTCAACCACCCTGGCGGCGATGATCGATTATATCAATGCCAACCGCACCTCGCATATTGTGACCATTGAAGATCCGATCGAATACTTGCATCGTGACAAAAAAAGTATTATTAATCAGCGCGAACTCGGGATTGATACGGAAAGTTATGCCGGGGCACTCAGAAGCGCGTTGCGTCAGGATCCAGATGTTATTCTGGTCGGCGAGATGCGCGATATGGAGACGATTGAAACCGCGATGCACGCGGCTGAAACCGGGCATCTGGTCCTGTCGACACTGCACACGATCGATGCCACCGAAACGATCAACCGGATCGTTTCAGTCTTTCCGCCGCACCATCAGCAGCAGATTCGCGGCGAGATTGCCGGGGTCATTCGCGGCATTATCTCCCAACGACTGGTACCGCGCGCCGACGGCAAGGGACGGGTGCCGGCCGTTGAAGTTATGATTTCGACCGCGCGCACCCGGGAGCTGATCGAGAGCAAGGAAAGAACCCGTCAGATCAAGGATGCCATGCAGCAGGGCTACGAGACCTACGGGATGCAAACCTTCGATCAGTCGCTGCTGTTGCTGTTCAAACGGCAATTCATCACTTTTGAAGAGGCGATGCGGCAGAGTTCCAACCCGGATGATTTCAAACTGAAGGTTTCCGGTATCTCGTCGACTTCCGACCAGTCGTGGGATGCGTTTGAGGGGGAAAAGGCGGACGCTGATGGCAGCGCAACGGTCGAGCGCTTCTGA
- a CDS encoding recombination regulator RecX produces the protein MAAQRSSASDALSTALRLLTVRDRSESELLRRLREKKFPDDEIAAALERCRDFGYLDDRHFALNRARMLLREGRAVGSRLGWELRRGGVADELIDLAMTAATAEYPPLDVLRELLERRYPHYDHHLADDRKRRRVIQFFQRRGFALGDILSVLQKG, from the coding sequence ATGGCAGCGCAACGGTCGAGCGCTTCTGATGCGCTGAGCACTGCGTTACGCCTGCTGACCGTGCGTGATCGCAGTGAGTCGGAGTTGCTCCGGCGGCTGCGAGAGAAGAAGTTTCCCGACGATGAGATCGCGGCGGCGCTGGAGCGTTGTCGCGATTTCGGTTATCTTGACGATCGTCATTTCGCCCTGAACCGGGCGCGGATGCTGCTGCGCGAGGGACGAGCGGTCGGTAGTCGGCTGGGGTGGGAGTTGCGACGTGGCGGGGTAGCGGACGAATTGATTGATCTGGCCATGACCGCCGCCACCGCTGAGTATCCCCCGCTTGACGTGCTGCGCGAGCTGCTTGAACGGCGTTATCCACATTATGACCACCACCTTGCTGATGACCGTAAGCGGCGGCGGGTGATCCAGTTTTTTCAACGCCGGGGGTTTGCTCTCGGTGACATTTTGTCGGTACTGCAAAAGGGGTAG
- the alaS gene encoding alanine--tRNA ligase, giving the protein MTAKEIRQRFLDYFSRHGHTVVESSSLIPHNDPTLLFTNAGMNQFKDCFLGQEKRDYLRAVSSQKCVRAGGKHNDLENVGRTARHHTFFEMLGNFSFGDYFKKEAIAYAWEFLTVDLGLDKNRLYVTVYTDDDEAADLWHTQEGVPRERIFRFEDDNFWAMGDTGPCGPCSEIFWDNGPAMACADPQCNVGCDCDRYMEIWNNVFMQFNRQADGTLEPLPNPAVDTGMGLERITTVMQGVQSNYDTDLLQGIIRHIVRLVGKSYGDNDKDDVSLRVIADHIRAMTFLIADGALPSNEGRGYVLRRIMRRAARHAKMLGASDPVLFQVVDAVKELMGEAYPELIARESFIKKVIRAEEERFMETLDNGLRILHEEVEKLKRTGGAQIPGPVLFKLYDTYGFPTDLTADIVRQEGLGIDAAGFASCMAEQRAKARENWKGSGEEAVSAIYHQLHEAGINSEFVGYRELTGFGNVLAILKDGQQVSVAEEGDRVEIVTSLTPFYGESGGQTGDRGTLATERGEVRIDTTRRPLPELIIHVGEIVSGAVQQGESAELAVDREVRQATCLNHTATHILQAVLVDVLGDHVKQAGSLVTPERLRFDFTHFSAMTAAEIARVEQEVNRRIRENGTVDVREMSQEDALAAGATALFGEKYGDSVRVVRTGDFSMELCGGTHTSAAGDIGLFRIVQETGIAAGVRRIEALTGGAALDYVNRRDAMLRDVAALVKSDVGQLESRLRKMLEHQKELERDIDHLQTQLNVGKSAELLEQMQDVAGIKVLAVKVDEMDGKALREFSDRLRERVPSGVIVVGCVFAGKVNLLVAVSKDLVGQLHAGNLIKELAALVGGKGGGRPDLAQAGGSEPDKLPAALAAVTQLVEGLVKG; this is encoded by the coding sequence ATGACTGCCAAGGAAATCCGTCAACGCTTTCTCGATTATTTCTCCCGGCACGGGCACACCGTGGTCGAATCTTCGTCGTTGATTCCGCATAACGATCCGACCTTGCTCTTTACCAACGCGGGGATGAATCAGTTCAAGGACTGTTTTCTCGGTCAGGAAAAGCGCGATTATCTACGTGCCGTGTCATCGCAAAAATGTGTTCGCGCCGGTGGCAAGCATAACGATCTGGAGAATGTCGGGCGGACCGCCCGTCATCATACCTTCTTTGAAATGCTCGGTAATTTTTCTTTCGGGGATTACTTCAAAAAAGAAGCTATTGCCTACGCCTGGGAATTTCTCACCGTTGATCTCGGTCTTGATAAAAATCGTCTCTACGTGACCGTCTATACCGATGATGACGAGGCTGCCGATCTCTGGCACACGCAGGAAGGGGTTCCGCGCGAGCGCATCTTCCGCTTTGAGGATGATAACTTCTGGGCAATGGGAGATACCGGGCCGTGTGGACCATGCAGCGAGATTTTCTGGGACAATGGCCCTGCAATGGCGTGCGCTGATCCGCAATGTAATGTCGGCTGCGATTGTGACCGTTACATGGAGATCTGGAACAATGTTTTCATGCAGTTCAATCGCCAGGCGGACGGCACCCTGGAACCGTTGCCGAACCCGGCGGTCGACACCGGGATGGGGCTGGAGCGGATCACCACCGTCATGCAGGGGGTGCAGTCGAACTACGACACGGATCTGTTGCAGGGGATCATCCGCCATATCGTCAGGCTGGTCGGCAAGAGCTACGGTGACAACGACAAAGACGATGTCTCGTTGCGGGTGATTGCCGATCACATCCGCGCGATGACCTTTTTGATCGCCGACGGGGCGCTGCCGAGCAACGAAGGGCGTGGCTATGTTTTGCGGCGCATCATGCGTCGGGCGGCGCGTCATGCCAAGATGCTTGGTGCTTCTGATCCAGTCCTCTTTCAGGTGGTCGATGCGGTCAAGGAGCTGATGGGGGAAGCCTATCCCGAGCTGATTGCGCGCGAAAGTTTTATTAAAAAAGTGATTCGCGCCGAAGAAGAGCGCTTCATGGAGACGCTCGATAATGGTCTGCGGATTCTGCACGAAGAAGTCGAGAAGCTCAAGCGCACTGGCGGGGCGCAGATCCCCGGTCCGGTGCTGTTTAAACTCTACGACACCTATGGTTTCCCGACCGATCTGACGGCTGATATTGTCCGCCAGGAAGGGCTCGGCATCGACGCCGCGGGATTTGCCAGCTGCATGGCCGAGCAACGCGCCAAAGCACGGGAAAACTGGAAAGGTTCGGGCGAAGAGGCGGTTTCGGCGATCTATCACCAGCTCCACGAAGCGGGGATCAACAGCGAGTTTGTCGGCTATCGCGAGCTGACCGGGTTTGGTAATGTGCTGGCGATACTCAAGGATGGCCAGCAGGTCAGTGTGGCGGAAGAGGGTGACAGGGTTGAAATTGTCACCTCACTGACTCCCTTTTATGGTGAGTCCGGCGGACAGACGGGTGATCGCGGGACGCTGGCCACGGAACGCGGCGAGGTGCGGATTGACACGACCCGCCGTCCGCTCCCCGAGTTGATTATCCACGTCGGCGAAATCGTTTCCGGTGCTGTGCAGCAGGGCGAAAGTGCCGAGCTTGCCGTTGACCGCGAGGTACGCCAGGCAACCTGCCTCAATCACACCGCGACCCACATCCTCCAGGCGGTGCTGGTCGACGTTCTGGGCGACCATGTCAAACAGGCCGGTTCCCTGGTTACGCCGGAACGGTTGCGTTTCGATTTTACCCACTTTTCTGCCATGACCGCGGCAGAAATTGCTCGGGTCGAACAGGAGGTTAACCGCCGCATTCGTGAAAACGGCACCGTTGACGTGCGAGAAATGTCGCAGGAAGACGCACTGGCCGCTGGAGCGACGGCGCTCTTTGGTGAAAAATACGGGGATAGTGTCCGCGTGGTGCGCACCGGTGATTTCAGTATGGAACTCTGTGGCGGCACACATACGTCCGCTGCCGGAGATATCGGCCTGTTCCGCATTGTGCAGGAAACCGGCATCGCCGCCGGAGTACGGCGGATCGAGGCGTTGACCGGTGGCGCTGCTCTTGACTATGTCAATCGTCGCGACGCAATGTTGCGCGACGTCGCCGCGCTGGTCAAGAGTGATGTCGGGCAGCTGGAATCGCGTTTACGCAAGATGCTGGAGCATCAGAAAGAGCTGGAGCGCGATATCGACCATCTGCAGACGCAACTCAATGTCGGAAAATCGGCGGAACTGCTGGAGCAGATGCAGGATGTCGCCGGGATCAAGGTGTTGGCGGTCAAGGTCGATGAGATGGACGGCAAGGCGTTGCGGGAGTTCTCCGACCGGCTGCGCGAACGGGTTCCCTCGGGGGTAATCGTCGTTGGTTGCGTCTTTGCAGGGAAGGTGAATCTGCTTGTCGCGGTGAGCAAGGATCTGGTCGGGCAGCTTCACGCCGGCAATCTGATCAAGGAACTCGCCGCACTGGTCGGTGGCAAGGGGGGGGGACGCCCCGACCTGGCCCAGGCGGGGGGGAGTGAGCCGGATAAATTACCGGCAGCGCTCGCGGCAGTGACGCAGCTGGTTGAGGGGTTGGTGAAGGGCTGA
- the clpB gene encoding ATP-dependent chaperone ClpB has product MDPNRLTQKTQEAFSQAQNTAVKFGHVEVDGEHLLHALLHQDDGLVPRILEKMGIPLDSVRNAVEQELRSRPSASGPGMEAGKIYVTQRLNRLLVEAESEAKSLQDEYVSVEHLLLCFLKEGKGTAAGRILSQFNIDRTRLLGILKEIRGHQRITSADPESTYEALLKYGRDLVEEVKKGRLDPVIGRDEEIRRTIRILSRKTKNNPVLIGEPGVGKTAIAEGLAHRIVRGDVPEGLKEKTVFALDMGALIAGAKYRGEFEERLKAVLNEIRESSGRILLFIDELHTIVGAGKTEGAMDAGNMLKPMLARGELHCIGATTLDEYRKYIEKDPALERRFQPILIDQPTVEESISILRGLKERFEVYHGVRIQDNALVAAAVLSHRYISDRFLPDKAIDLIDEACATIRTEIDSLPAELDAITRRVMQLEIEEAALKKEKDAASKKRLEILRRELADLKDQSATLTTQWSNEKNAIKKLQELREEIEKTRQKIAVAERNYDLNLAAELKHGKLPELERKLGEAEAATSVDTSYKQLLREEVTEEEIADIVSRWTGIPVSRLVEGEKEKLLKLDTILHQRVIGQDEAVQLVTDAVIRARSGIKDPQRPIGSFIFLGPTGVGKTELARTLAATLFDSAENMVRIDMSEYMERHSVSRLIGAPPGYVGYDEGGQLTEAVRRKPYSVILFDEIEKAHPDVFNTLLQILDDGRVTDSQGRTVDFKNTVIIMTSNIGSGFLLEGINAQGEISDDARTAVMAELRRHFRPEFLNRVDDTVLFKPLHKDEIAAIIELLINELRARLTERNIALTISDAAKRFIADAAYDPVYGARPLKRYLQHNLETAIGRKLISGEIADGAEIIVEVDNGKLEIVTERQ; this is encoded by the coding sequence GTGGACCCGAACAGATTGACCCAAAAAACCCAGGAAGCATTCAGTCAGGCTCAAAATACGGCGGTCAAGTTCGGCCATGTCGAGGTTGACGGGGAGCATTTGCTGCATGCGTTGCTTCATCAGGACGATGGCTTGGTCCCACGCATCCTCGAAAAGATGGGCATTCCGCTTGACTCGGTTCGCAACGCCGTCGAGCAGGAACTGCGTTCCCGCCCTTCGGCCTCCGGCCCCGGCATGGAAGCGGGGAAAATCTACGTCACCCAGCGGCTTAACCGCCTGCTGGTGGAGGCCGAAAGCGAAGCGAAAAGTCTGCAAGACGAATACGTCAGTGTCGAGCACCTGCTCCTGTGTTTCTTGAAGGAAGGAAAGGGCACCGCCGCCGGGCGCATCCTCAGCCAGTTCAATATCGATCGGACCCGTCTACTCGGCATCCTCAAGGAGATTCGTGGTCATCAACGCATCACCAGTGCCGACCCGGAAAGCACCTACGAAGCGCTGCTGAAATACGGTCGCGACCTGGTCGAGGAAGTCAAGAAAGGACGACTCGATCCGGTTATCGGTCGTGATGAAGAAATCCGCCGCACGATCCGCATCCTCTCGCGCAAGACCAAAAACAACCCGGTGCTGATCGGCGAACCGGGGGTCGGCAAAACCGCTATCGCCGAAGGGCTGGCGCACCGCATCGTGCGCGGCGATGTCCCGGAGGGGCTCAAGGAGAAAACCGTTTTTGCCCTCGACATGGGCGCGCTGATCGCCGGCGCCAAGTATCGCGGCGAGTTCGAGGAACGCCTCAAGGCGGTGCTCAACGAAATCCGCGAAAGCAGTGGCCGTATCCTGCTCTTCATCGATGAGCTGCACACTATCGTCGGCGCCGGCAAGACCGAAGGGGCGATGGACGCCGGGAACATGCTCAAGCCGATGCTGGCACGCGGGGAACTCCACTGCATCGGTGCCACGACCCTCGATGAATACCGCAAATATATCGAAAAGGATCCGGCGCTGGAGCGCCGCTTTCAGCCGATCCTGATCGACCAGCCGACGGTCGAGGAGAGTATCAGTATCCTGCGCGGGCTCAAGGAGCGTTTCGAGGTCTATCATGGGGTGCGCATTCAGGACAACGCCCTGGTCGCCGCTGCGGTCCTCAGTCACCGCTATATCTCCGACCGCTTTCTGCCCGACAAGGCAATCGACCTGATCGACGAAGCCTGCGCCACCATCCGCACCGAGATCGACTCCCTCCCCGCCGAACTTGACGCGATCACGCGCCGGGTGATGCAGCTGGAAATCGAAGAGGCGGCGCTGAAAAAAGAGAAAGATGCGGCGAGTAAAAAACGCCTTGAAATCCTCAGACGCGAACTCGCCGACCTCAAAGATCAGTCCGCTACCCTGACCACCCAATGGAGCAACGAAAAAAACGCGATCAAAAAGCTTCAGGAGCTGCGCGAAGAGATTGAAAAAACCCGTCAGAAAATAGCGGTGGCGGAACGTAACTACGACCTCAATCTGGCTGCGGAACTGAAACACGGCAAGCTGCCCGAGCTGGAACGCAAACTGGGTGAAGCGGAAGCCGCAACCTCTGTCGATACCAGCTACAAACAGCTTTTACGTGAAGAAGTCACGGAGGAAGAGATTGCTGACATCGTCTCGCGCTGGACCGGGATCCCGGTCAGTCGGCTGGTCGAGGGGGAAAAGGAAAAGCTGCTCAAACTTGACACGATCCTCCATCAACGCGTCATCGGCCAGGACGAAGCGGTGCAGCTGGTCACCGACGCAGTGATTCGTGCCCGCAGTGGCATCAAGGATCCCCAGCGCCCGATCGGCTCCTTTATCTTTCTCGGTCCGACCGGCGTCGGCAAAACCGAACTCGCGCGCACGCTTGCCGCAACCCTCTTCGACAGCGCGGAGAACATGGTGCGGATCGACATGTCGGAATATATGGAACGGCACAGCGTCAGCCGCCTGATCGGTGCTCCGCCGGGGTATGTCGGTTATGACGAGGGGGGGCAACTCACCGAAGCGGTGCGCCGCAAACCGTACAGCGTCATCCTCTTTGACGAAATTGAAAAAGCGCATCCCGATGTCTTCAATACCCTGTTGCAGATTCTCGATGACGGTCGCGTCACCGATTCACAGGGGCGCACCGTCGATTTCAAGAACACCGTGATCATCATGACCAGCAACATCGGCTCGGGGTTTCTGCTGGAGGGGATCAATGCCCAGGGAGAGATATCCGACGACGCGCGCACGGCGGTGATGGCTGAGTTACGGCGGCATTTCCGCCCTGAATTTCTCAACCGGGTCGATGATACCGTGCTCTTCAAGCCGCTGCACAAGGACGAGATCGCCGCGATCATCGAACTGCTGATCAACGAACTGCGTGCGCGTCTCACCGAGCGCAACATCGCTCTCACCATCAGTGACGCGGCCAAGCGCTTCATCGCTGATGCTGCCTACGATCCGGTCTACGGAGCCAGGCCGTTGAAACGGTACTTGCAACATAATCTGGAAACGGCCATCGGTCGCAAACTTATCAGCGGAGAGATTGCCGACGGTGCGGAGATCATTGTCGAGGTCGACAATGGAAAATTAGAGATTGTTACAGAGCGTCAGTAA
- a CDS encoding substrate-binding domain-containing protein translates to MTGKITGFLGYFLLLTNLAVASVETATPVLRVYGPGGPYHALSECADLYRDRHGVEVQVVRALPHDLAEWIRVDGDIYYGGAPCMLEEFVENNPGLLDLASVELLYPRQVGIIVRAGNPLGIEGLGCLTEEDVGLLDVKLENMGQLHNAFSERPNNLKSLVYTGRQGLRAWRNEPEIDAWVTYRSWHVKLDDADFIELPPEQGLRYTPLALTTHSAWPQQARNFLEFLKSEDAYRIFQKHGWD, encoded by the coding sequence ATGACTGGTAAAATCACCGGATTTCTCGGCTATTTTCTACTGCTGACCAATCTGGCCGTGGCCTCGGTGGAGACGGCGACGCCGGTGCTGCGAGTCTACGGGCCGGGCGGTCCGTACCATGCGCTGTCGGAGTGTGCCGATCTCTACCGCGACCGGCACGGGGTCGAGGTCCAGGTGGTGCGGGCGCTCCCCCACGATCTGGCCGAGTGGATCCGTGTCGATGGCGATATCTATTATGGCGGCGCGCCCTGCATGCTCGAAGAGTTCGTCGAGAACAACCCCGGACTGCTCGACCTCGCCTCCGTCGAGTTGCTCTACCCGCGCCAGGTTGGCATCATCGTGCGCGCAGGGAACCCCCTCGGCATCGAAGGACTCGGCTGCCTGACCGAGGAGGATGTCGGCTTGCTTGATGTCAAACTGGAAAACATGGGTCAGCTGCACAACGCGTTTTCCGAGCGACCGAACAACCTGAAGAGTCTGGTCTACACCGGTCGGCAGGGGCTGCGAGCCTGGCGAAACGAACCGGAGATCGACGCCTGGGTGACCTACCGTTCCTGGCATGTCAAGCTCGACGATGCCGACTTCATCGAACTCCCTCCCGAACAGGGACTGCGCTACACCCCTCTCGCCCTGACCACGCACTCCGCCTGGCCACAGCAGGCACGCAATTTCCTCGAATTCCTCAAGTCCGAGGATGCCTACCGGATTTTCCAGAAGCACGGCTGGGACTGA
- a CDS encoding response regulator has translation MTLADGRTQSTILIVDDESVIRGLCARVLNGFDIFEAGGAEEALTIFEREHPDVVLADIMMPNMSGLELLRAIKAQAPNQIVVLMTGFAEKEIILQALKSGADEFISKPINLLQLRTAIDSVLEKKKLKEELLDLKHSDHLKAEFLGLVSHKLKTPTTAIYLFIQNLASGAVVPEGEAYRDILDRILDESRHLDNLIKDLLSFSEIILHQDGPKIELTDVHQLLAEVTAPFRERFHHKGIDFEVHLPATLRERSLDSRRIHVVVWALLDNALKFTPQGGRVRFSVTDGTELVIEVTDNGVGINSEELLKITEKFYQVDPQRTGQVRGFGLGLYYAQRFVRVHGGRLSFTSTPGQGTTVKVVLP, from the coding sequence GTGACTTTGGCTGACGGCAGAACCCAATCAACGATCCTGATTGTTGATGACGAATCGGTAATTCGTGGCTTGTGCGCACGGGTTTTGAACGGCTTTGATATTTTTGAGGCGGGGGGTGCCGAAGAAGCGCTGACGATTTTTGAACGCGAACACCCCGATGTTGTGCTTGCCGATATTATGATGCCGAACATGAGTGGACTTGAGCTGTTGCGGGCGATCAAGGCGCAGGCTCCCAATCAAATTGTTGTGCTGATGACCGGTTTTGCAGAAAAGGAGATCATTCTGCAGGCGCTCAAAAGTGGTGCCGATGAGTTCATCAGCAAGCCGATCAATCTCCTTCAGCTGCGTACAGCTATCGACAGTGTCCTGGAAAAGAAGAAACTCAAGGAAGAGCTGCTCGATCTCAAACACAGTGACCACCTCAAAGCGGAGTTTCTCGGGCTGGTCTCCCACAAGCTGAAAACTCCGACCACAGCGATTTACCTCTTTATCCAGAACCTCGCTTCTGGCGCGGTAGTGCCTGAAGGGGAGGCGTATCGTGACATACTCGACCGGATCCTCGATGAGTCCCGTCATCTCGATAATCTGATCAAGGATTTACTTTCCTTCAGTGAAATTATCCTTCATCAGGATGGCCCGAAAATCGAACTGACAGACGTGCATCAGTTGCTGGCCGAGGTGACAGCGCCGTTCAGGGAGAGGTTTCACCACAAGGGGATCGACTTCGAAGTGCACCTTCCGGCGACATTGCGGGAGCGCTCTCTGGATTCGCGGCGGATTCATGTGGTGGTGTGGGCGTTGCTCGACAATGCCCTCAAGTTTACTCCGCAGGGTGGCCGGGTGCGCTTTTCCGTTACGGATGGGACTGAACTGGTGATTGAAGTTACCGACAACGGGGTGGGGATCAACAGTGAAGAGTTGCTGAAAATCACGGAAAAATTTTACCAGGTTGATCCCCAGCGTACCGGCCAGGTGCGAGGTTTCGGTCTGGGGCTCTACTATGCTCAGCGTTTTGTGCGTGTCCACGGTGGTCGGTTGTCATTCACCAGCACGCCTGGGCAGGGTACGACGGTGAAGGTTGTCCTGCCGTAA